Sequence from the Natronomonas marina genome:
ACCGCGACCCTACGAGCGGCGTCGACGCCGCCGAGCGCCATCGGCTTGCAGACGACGACATCGGCCGCGCCGGTCTCGACGACCGACTCGATGCCGTGCTCGAGAAGTCCCTCGTCGAGGGCGACGCCGACCGATCCACCGCGGAGGTCGGCGTGGCCGGCCAGATTCGCGGCGACCAGCGGCTGTTCCACGAAGGCCACGTCGGGAGGCGCCAAAGCGTCGAACCCGCGTTCGGCGGTCGCGGTGTCCCAGGCGCCGTTGGCGTCGGCGCGGAGTTCGACGTCCGGACAGCGCTCGCGGACGGCCACCAGGCGCTCGAGGTCCGCCGACAGCGAGCGGGCGCCGACCTTGACCTTCACCGCGGGATAGCCGTCGTCGACGGCGCGCCCGGCGGCCGCAGCCGTCTCCGCGGGCGTGCCGTCACCGACCGTCGCGTTGACCGGAACACGGCGCCGGTCGGTCGGCCCGCCGAGGTGCCGGTACAGCGGCCGACCCGCGGCGCGGGCGCGGGCGTCGAGGACGGCCAGCGAGACGCCGTGGCGGGCGGCGGGCCGGCCGTCGAGCCGGTCGCCCTCGATTGCGGCTACCGGGCCCGGGACATCCCGGAGCGCCGCCTCGCAGTCCGCCAGCGACTCCGTCCAGCCGGGCAGCGGCGTCGCCTC
This genomic interval carries:
- a CDS encoding mandelate racemase/muconate lactonizing enzyme family protein is translated as MNVERFALPLSRPLETAAGVIEEREGFLVEVDVDGTTGVGEATPLPGWTESLADCEAALRDVPGPVAAIEGDRLDGRPAARHGVSLAVLDARARAAGRPLYRHLGGPTDRRRVPVNATVGDGTPAETAAAAGRAVDDGYPAVKVKVGARSLSADLERLVAVRERCPDVELRADANGAWDTATAERGFDALAPPDVAFVEQPLVAANLAGHADLRGGSVGVALDEGLLEHGIESVVETGAADVVVCKPMALGGVDAARRVAVRAREAGLEAVVTTTIDGAVARAGAVHLAASLPDVGACGLATGDRLAADLRPDVAPVEDGSVAVPQGKGNIPPP